From Rhodohalobacter mucosus:
GTTTGATGATCAATCGCGCTTTCTGCACACTGAGGGGCAATACGATTTCAAGAATGAGATCAAGTTTATGGATCTGCAGGCCGGCCTCAGCTTCCGTCAGTATCAGCTTCGTTCAAACGGAACCATTTTTGCAGATGCAGACGGCGGTGTAAATATCAATGAGTACGGCGGATACCTTCAGGGAGCCAAATCATTTATTGATGACAGGCTGCGGCTGACCGGTTCTGTACGATATGATAAAAACGAGAATTTCGACGGACAGTTTAACCCGCGGATTGCCTCGGTAATCCGGATTGCCGATAATCAGAATATCCGTGCGTCTTATCAGACCGGTTTCAGAAACCCCACCACACAGGGCCAGTATATAGACCTGAATGTACTTACTGCACGACTGCTTGGCGGCTTGCCTGAGATCGTTGCGCCTTATGATGTGACGACCAACTCGTTCCGTCTCGATTCTGTGGAGCGTTTCACAAACGAGCTGCTTGCAGGCAATCCGAATGCTGCGGCGGAACTGGTACCCTACACCAATTTCGAAAAAGTAAAACCTGAGCAGATTCAAAGCTACGAAGTGGGATACAAGGGACTGATTGGTAACAAGCTTCTGATCGACACCGCGTTTTACTACAATGTGTACGATGATTTTATTGCACAGTTCAGGGTGAGGAAAGCAGCAGGTGCATTCACCGGAAACCCGGCGAACGATCAGGCGGTAGCTGCATCGCTTCTTTCGGGAGATGCATCGAATACATTTCAGCTGTACACCAACCTGGATGAGACGGTGAAGTCGCGCGGTGCTGTTTTCGGATTTGATTACAGCCTGCCCGCCAGCTTTCTGCTAACGGCAAACTACAACTGGAATGAGCTTATCACAAACCAGGAAGACAGCTTCATTTTTGATTTCAATACTCCCGAGCATAAAGTGAATGTTTCGTTCGGTAACCGCAGGATAACCGATCAGATTGGTTTCAACCTCACATGGAGATGGCAGGATGAGTTTGACTGGACATCCTCTTTTGCCAATGGCACCGTGCCCTCTGTTTCAACCTTCGATGCGCAGGTAAGCTATCGGGTTCCCGATCTGCGATCCGTTGTTAAAGTGGGCGGGTCAAATATTTTCAACAACCGCCATTTTCTGAACTACGGCGGACCGAATCTGGGAGCGATTTACTACGTATCCTTAACGTTCGATCAGTTCCTGAATTAAGGAAATCCGGCATATAATCCTCAAAAAAAAGAGGCCTTCGGGCCTCTTTTTTTATACTTACAGATGTGTGTTGTATCTGCTTTGTCTGGACAGGGGATAGATTTTACATCTGAAACGTATTAAGCCCGATATTCCGCATATGTTGGAATCCGGTCAGCCCCAAATCCCGGCCTGACTGATTGATTTGCGAACCGGCAGTTATACGTTCCTGCCCGTCAGCTCATAACCTTCATTTCGCCACCCGGCAAGTCCGGCATCAAAATCACGCACGTCCGTAAAATTCAGATCCATCAATTTTCCTGCGAGTTCGGGTGATGCGGTGCAGTCGCTGTTTGCACAGTAAACTACAATCGGCTGCTCCTTGTCGGGTACAACGGCGTTAATCAGGTTGGCCTTGTCGGAGGGGATATTAATGGAGCCGGGTATTCGCCTGGCCATATACGCCTCTTCATCAAGCGCATTAATCAGTACGGGCCTTTTATTGCTGTTCAGCTCCTGATTCAAATTTTCTGCGTTAATTTCTCTGATCTTGGTTTCTGTTTCCATAATGATCTGCGTCACTTGAGTTTATCTCTCTGGTGTACTGTCATAACATTTGATATCCGGCAGTAATTCCGGGTTAAATCCTGTGACTATCGGGAATCAATACGGCTTAAAGAGATACTGGATTTGCAAGACTCTCTAAGCCCCTTTTCAGGCAGCTGCTAAGTATTGGAATCTCTAAAGGGTTCTTCACACCCTTAAGCAAGCTTCAACTTGTTGTAAACGGGTTCGGAAAGTCCGGTGAGATCATCTGTGGTCCTCCGATACGCCATCCTTTGTAATAATACCCTCAACGCCTTTTTCTCTGGCTTCCTCCCGGATTGTTTTTTCTGCATCGGGGCCACAGTTAAAATTTCAGTACCGCAGTGAGTTATGAAGGCCTTCGGTAAATCAAATTTTTAAACCAGGTGTGCCGGGTCCACGCGGGCGTGTGTTTCGATCAGATGATTATCCATTTGCAAACAAAGGCTTCAAAGAGAATTCCATTTACGGTGAAAGGTGCCCGGGGGGTGAGGTTATGAAACCTCGTCAAAGCTGAGTTCTGCTTCAGTAGCACCCCAGCCGCCACCCGATTCACCTGCCAGACGGTATCCTTTCACGTGCGGATTCCGTTCGAGCAGAGAGTGAACGCTTCTTCTGAGAGCTCCGGTGCCTTTGCCGTGGATGATTCTGATTTCGGTAATACTCTCTTTCAGACAGGCGTAAATAAATTCATCAATCAGTGTGGAGAGATCTGAAGGAGCGAAGGTATGAAGATCGAGAACGCCATTGATCGGTACTTTATGAGGTTCATCCTGCTGCGTCATGATCGGGTTGTTGGGTTGACTATTGAACTCAAATGGACGCAAAGTTTTTATGAGCCATACTCTGCCATATGAAGATCCCTCCGCGCGGGCTATCAGGATTATCGGATTATCGAGATCCCGGCCATATCCCGGCAGTTCGCCAAGTGACCTGATTCACCAGAACGAAGAGCAAATGGCCGGAGCCGGCTTCAGGGGTTCATTTACAAATCCACGTTATAGTCAACAAATACCCGCTGTTCGGCAACCTCTTCTATAAAGTCTATTGCTTTTTTATGATGCGGATCCCGCGTATACATTTTGAAGTCGAGTTCCGTTTCAAAGTCACAGATCAAAACAACGTCCAGGGCCTCTTTTTCGTCCGGGTTGATCTGAATACCCACTTCAACAGCCTTAATCTCATCGATATTGGTTCTGAGGCCTTCCAGGATCAGTTTTAGCTTTTCGGCATTCTTCTCCTTTGAAGCACCGCCGGCTTTATCCTTAAGTTTCCACATTACTATATGGCGTATCATAACGGTTCCTTTTGGTTTTGATGAAGGGGGATTAACGACGTACTGCAAACTGCCAGTCATCGGGGTCAACCCGGTTCTGAGCATCTCTGAGCACATCTGTAGAATACACACCGACGGCCCAAAGGAAAAAACGGGCATTATCAGGTTGATTGTCAACAGCCCAATCGTACATTAAGAGGTAGCCTCTTGCAACCTCTTCGAGCTGTTGGGAGGTCAGATTCTCCGGATTGGAAATGAAAGGTACGGATAGTTCTGCATTTGCAGGAATTAAATTCGGATTATTGGTTATACCCGAATTAAGATTATAAATAACAGGCCAGTAGTAGGGGTTGCTCATCCGGACTTCAGAAATGGACCATAGCGACTCACCGCGGTTTACTGTATAGGGGGATGTGTTAAATGCCGTTTCACCGTCAATTCCGGGTTCAGCGTCAGATTCCTGCTGATCCTGACTTTCCGTACCGACAGCATCCTCAGCTTCAGTATCCGCAGGCTCGGGTTCATCGGCAGCTTGTGCCTGCTCTTCCATTTCCGATTCCGTCTCCGTCTGTAGGTCAGATACAGGTTCCTGATCTGTTTCAGGTTCAGGGTCGGGCTCAGAATCAAGCATCTGTTCCTGTTGTTGTTCCGTTGTTATTCCGGGAGATTCAGTATCCTGGGGCTGTTGAATGAAGTAGAGCAGAGCGGCAAAGGCCAGGATTACTATAATGACTGCAGCAGCTGCATACGACCAGTTTACTCGAGATTTTTTATCAAATTTTTTAACCGGCCTGCCTGCTTTCCGCGGTTGGGAAGGGGTTGCTGTAGAAACAGGGATGGCCCGGGGTTCCTTTTCGGCCTCAACGGGTTCGGGAATACTGAAAAGAGATTCCGGAATTACCTCACCCGAACGATCGGGAGCATAAAGAAGCCCTTCATAATTGCTCTCTTCTTCAGCAATTATCTTCTCTTCATCCCCGCCGTCTTCCTCATCCTCACCTTCATCTCTGTGAACTTGTTCCGAGCTGTCCGGAACGGGACGTTCAATAAGCAGATGGTCACCGTTATCTTCCTCTTCCGGTTCTTCGAGGGGACCCAGAGGTATTGGGGTTTCAATTTTTGATTCAGCCGGTTCTTTCTTTTCCTTTTCCTGCTTTTCAGGGGAGTGCGGCTTCTCTGCGGCCTGTTCCTTTTCCTTCTTTGGTTCAGACTCGGCTTCGCTATCGTCGCTTTCATCTTGCAGTATCTGCGACTCCATTTTGGAATAGGGGCGGTTTACATCTTCACGAAGTGCTTTGTAAGGTTTGAAGTAGACCTTGTTCTGACCGGGAATCGTTATCGGTTCTCCGGTTTGCGGATTTCTGCCCTGACGCTCCTTCATCCATCTCAGCTCAAATTTACCGAAACCTGAAATGCTGACCGAACCGGATTCGCGAAGGCCGTTTTCAATGACCCCCACCAGCTCACTGACAAAACTGTTGGTGGAGTTCTGACTCTGCTTAGACTGCTCTGCAATCAGTTCAACAAGTTCCCTGAAGGTAATTTTTTCACTCATCCTCGCGGCCTGTAAACTTTAGTTCGTCCTTGAGTCCGCTGGCCGGTGTAAATTCCACAACCCGTTTGGGCGGGATCAGCATATACTTGTCGTAATGCGGGTTATACACTTTTTTTACATCATTTACTTTCACGCTGAAGGTGCCAAGATCGGGAATAGACACACCATTACCCTTGCTTAACTGATCGGAAAGTACTGAGAAAACATCCTCTGCAAGCTCTTTGGCCTGTTTATTCGAATTCCCCGTAGCCTCCGCAAGCCGGCTGATGAAGTCACTGTAATTCATGAAGTAGATGATTTCCTGATTAGATGAATAAACGAAAAAAAAGCCTAAAAATCCTAACAGACCCTGTTAACGCCATTAAATTGATGGAATCGTATGGGATAATAATGACCAAGCGGTGCATATGAACGATATTACCCCGTATAACCTTTTATCGTACAAAGGGATAACCAAATAAAACGATATGGGCAGCACAAGAAATGTAACTCAAAAACTAATTGAATCACATCTGGTAGACGGTGAAATGAATCCCGGGGCAGAGATTGGTCTCAAAATTGATCAAACCCTGACACAGGATGCCACCGGAACCATGGTGATGCTTGAACTTGAGGCCATGGGGCTCGACAAGGCAAAGACCGACCTTTCCTGCCAGTATGTGGATCACAATCTGCTGCAGACAGACTTCAAAAATCCCGACGACCATGTTTTCCTGAAATCAGCTGCCGACCGTTTTGGCATCTGGTACAGCCGGCCGGGAAACGGAGTGAGTCATCCGGTTCATACAGAGCATTTTGCCATACCGGGTAAAACCATGGCCGGTTCCGACAGTCATACGCCTGCATCAGGATGTATGGGAATGCTGGCCCTGGGTGCTGGCGGACTCGATGTGGCTTTCTCCATAGCGGGCGAGCCAATGTATCTGAAGATGCCGAAGGTACTGGGAGTAAAACTGACGGGCAAAATGCCCGACTGGGTCAGCGCCAAAGATGTGGTGCTTGAGATGCTGAGGCGGTACGACGTGAAGGGTGCACGTGGGTATGTAATTGAATATTACGGCCCGGGACTGAAAGAGCTGGATACCATGGACCGTCACGTTATTGCCAATATGGGAACCGAGATGGGAGCAACGTCCACGGTATTTCCATCTGATGAGGAAGTGCGGCGATTTATGAAACAGAACAATCGCGAAGATGAATGGATTGAACTGAAAGCCGACGACGGGGCAGAATACGACAAAGATGAAGAGATCGTGCTTGATGATATTGTTCCGATGATCGCACTGCCGAGCAGCCCCGGAAATGTTGTACCGGTAAGCGAAGTGGAGGGCAGGGAGATCTATCAGTCGTACATCGGGTCATCGGCCAATCCCGGATACAGGGATTTCTGGATTGCCTCGGAAATTGTTAAGAATCGCCGTGTGCATGAAGACGTCAGCTTTGACGTGAACCCAACATCGCGCCAGATTATTGAGAATATGGTGAAAAACGGTGCAATGCTATATCTGGTGCAATCAGGAGCACGTATCCACCAGGCCGGCTGCAACGGATGCATCGGGATGGGACAGGCACCGGCAACCGGGCGGAACAGCCTGCGAACCGTACCCCGAAATTTTCCTTCACGTTCCGGAACCTCAGAAGATTGCGTTTACCTTTGCAGTCCGGAAACCGCAGCAGCCTCTGCGCTGACCGGCAAAATTACCGATCCCCGTAATTTGGAAGATCTGTTCGGTTTAACCTATCCGGAGTACCATGAACCGGAGGACTATATCATTAACAAAGAGATGCTGATTGCACCATCGGAAAACGGAGAGGAAAAAGAGCTGGTGAAAGGGCCCAATATTTCCACCATGCCCGATTTTGATAAAATCAGCGATTTTAATGTACCCGTACTCTTAAAAATGGGCGATGACATTTCTACGGATGAAATTCTAAAAGCGGGTGCCGAAGTGCTTCCCTACCGAAGCAACATACCGGAAATCAGCAAATTTTCGTTCACGGTTGTGGATGATACGTTTTACGACAGGGCCATGGAAGCAAAAGAGGAGCATGGCGGACACATTGTAGTGGCAGGTTCCAACTATGCACAGGGCTCAAGCCGTGAGCACGCAGCCATTGCGCCCCGATACCTGGGTCAAAAGGCAGTAATTGCTAAAAATTACGCCCGTATAGGCTGGCAAAACCTTGCTAATTTTGGAATTGCTCCCCTTGAGTTTACTGACGAATCCGATTACGATGCCATTGACAAGGGAGATTTAATCAGGATCGAGAACCTGCGCGAGCAGCTCAAAAGCGGCGATACGGTTCAGGTCAAAAACGAAACCAAAGACACTGAGCTTACGGTGAAGCATACCCTTAGCGGACGCCAGCTTGAAGCACTACTGGCGGGCAGTGTTATAAACCTGTACAAAGAGCAAAATTAGCGGCTCTTGCAACAGATGTGTGGATTTGAGACGGCCTGTGGTCAACGAGTGATCTGTGAAGCTTGCAGCCGGGCAGAAAAGGCAAAAGGCAGAAGGGAAACGTCAAACGTCAAACGTGAGACGTGAGAAGGGAAATTTCGACTGGTCCCGAATTCTCGGGAGCAATATTCGATTTGTGATTTCAGAAAAATTTCCCATCCTGCCCGTTGTAGCTTGTAGCCTGTAGCCTGTAGCCTGTAGCCTGTAGCCTGTAGCCTGTAGCCTGTAGCCTGTAGCCTGTAGCCTGTAGCCTGTAGCCCGCTCCGCTCAGCAGCGCAGATCTCGCCTATTATGATATTGAAGCAGGATCCCGTAAATTTATATGCTATAGAATTTTATAAAATCGACCCATTTCAACCAGATGAGCAAGGACAAGAATATATTGGATACACTTGATTTAAATCATTCTGAGGCTGAAGAGATCGGGGATAATCATCTCTCGACCTCCGTTCAAACTCCATTGAGAAAAGATGCATTTGAGCTGACGGACAGTGAAAAGATTGAAGTCATAGAAAAGCATTTCGCTGAAATTATGCACGCTCTCGGTCTCGATCTGACCGACGAAAGCCTGAGCGGCACTCCCCGCCGGGTAGCCAAGATGTATGTGAAGGAGATTTTTCAGGGCCTGAACCCCGTAAACCGCCCCGATACCAGAAAGTTCGGTAATAAGTATGAATATGGTGACATGGTTGTTGTAAAGAACATCAACGTCACCTCGTTTTGCGAACATCATTTTCTGCCCTTTATCGGGAAAGCGCACGTAGCATATTTCAGCAGCGGTAAAGTGATCGGCCTCTCAAAAATTAACCGGATGGTGGATTACTACGCCCGCCGTCCCCAAGTTCAGGAACGGCTGACGCTTCAAATTGCAGAAGAGCTTCAGGAATCACTCGAGACGGATGATGTGGCCGTATTTATTGAGAGCAAACATTTTTGTGTATCCACGCGCGGCATTCAGGACAGGGAAAGCAGCACCGTAACAACGGAATACCGCGGCCGTTTTAAGGAAAAAGAGATTCAGCAGCGCTTTATCGATTATATGAAGGCGGAGATGATGGTTTAAGGATTCAGGCCTCTTTGTGATTTTAGTGTTCTCTATTGAGTTGCCGGTTGCGGGTTGCCGGTTACGGTCACTCCCGAAATAACGTGACCAGTTAACCATTCATAAAAACATAGAGAAAAATGGCTAAAACATATAGAGAACTGGATATTTATAGGGTTTCATTTGACCTTTTTATTGAGACGCACAGATTTACGTTGAAACTTCCCAAATATGAGCTTTATGAATTGGGTAGTCAGTTGAGAAGGTCATCAGATTCAGTTAATACCAATATTGTTGAAGGATACGGCAGAAAACGATACAAGAAAGATTTTGTAAAGTTTTTAACCTACTCTCACGCAAGTAACGATGAAACGGTGAATCATTTAAGAAAACTGTTAATTCTTTATCCAGAATTAAACAATGAAATCAGAGCACTGTGTCAAAAATACGATCAGTTGGGCGGAAGGATTTACGCATTCACCGATTATGTGGAGAAAAACTGGCGAACAAAATAACTTCTACAGGCATTAAAAATTTGTCAAGTGATTATTGGTCCCGATGTCCGAGATTTACTATCAACTGTTAACTGGTAACCGGCAACTGTCAACCGGCAACCGACAACTAACCACGCACAACCCACAACCCACAATAACCAACATGCAGCAAGCGGAGCAATCCAAACTACACCTTTACAACAGCCTGACGCGCAAAAAAGAAAAATTTGAGCCGATCAATGCGCCTTTTGTTGGAATGTACGTTTGCGGGCCAACTGTGTACGGTGAGCCTCATTTGGGTCACGCACGGGCCGCTATAACTTTCGACATTGTATTCAGATATCTGAAACACCTGGGATATAAAGTGCGGTATGTAAGGAATATCACGGATGTCGGGCATCTTGAAGATGAGGAGACAGAGCAGGGTGAGGATAAAATAGCCAAAAAGGCACGCATCGAGCAGCTTGAGCCGATGGAGATTGTACAGACCTACACCATACGGTATCACCGCGGTATGGATGCGCTGAACTGCCTGCGTCCGAGTATCGAACCAACGGCTTCCGGTCACATTATAGAACAGATTGGGCTGATTGAAGAGATCCTGGAAAACGGACTGGCGTATGAGGTGAACGGGAATGTCTATTTCGATCTTGAGAAATACAGGGAGACAAACGACTACGGCACGCTGTCGGGCAAGGTACTTGAAGACCTCCAGTCGGGCAGCCGCGATACGGAAGGAATGGAGGAGAAGAAGAGTCCGCACGATTTTGCACTTTGGAAAAAAGCGTCTCCTTCGCACATTATGCGCTGGCCATCGCCCTGGAGTGAAGGATTTCCGGGATGGCATCTTGAGTGCACCACGATGAGCACAAAGTACCTCGGCGATACGTTCGATATTCATGGCGGCGGACTGGATCTGCAGTTTCCACACCATGAGGCTGAAATCGCTCAAAGCCGCGGAGCGCGCGGATGCGACCCGGCCCGATACTGGCTCCATAACAATATGGTGACTATCGACGGGGCCAAGATGAGCAAAAGCGCAGGGAACTTTATCACGCTTAGTCAGCTGTTTAAGGGAGAGCACGACCTTCTTGAAAAGGGATTCGACCCCATGGTGGTGCGGTTTCTTATGCTCCAGTCGCATTACAGAAGTAAAATTGATTTCTCCAACGATGCCCTGCTGGCCGCTGAAAAAGGCTACAAGCGGCTTATGAACGCTTCCGATGTGCTGCACTCTATGGATACGGGCACGTTCAAAAAGGAGGGAGAAGGAAGCGGGGATACTGAGATCCTCGAGCAGTGCAGATTGTGCCACGAAACAATGAATGATGATTTTAACACAGCGCAAACGCTCGCTTCGCTCTTCGAACTTGCATCCAAAATCAATGCAATTCAGCATGCGCAGCTGGATGCAGACAATGTGTCGCTGCAGGCTTTCACAACCCTATCCAAAACGTTTGATGATTTTGTATTCGACATTTTCGGACTGAAAGAGACCGATTCCGGGAAAAACGGCAAGACGGAAGAGCTGGTAAAGCTTCTCATTCAGATCCGTGCTGAAGCGAGGGAGAGGAAAGATTTTGCCACCTCCGATAAAATTCGTGACGACCTGCAGAAAATCGGCATTCAGCTGAAGGATGACAAGTCGGGCGAAACCACATTCACGATCAACTGATTTCAGATATAATTATTTCCAAAAGCCGGGCAGAATGGTTGTTAGGCATCTAAAACAAATATTGAGCTGGATGATTATCCTGCCGGTTCGCGGGTATCAGCTTATCCTGTCTCCCTGGCTGGGGCCATCATGCCGACATTCCCCATCCTGTTCGGTCTACATGATAGGGGCTGTGAAAGAGTGGGGACCGCTTAAAGGATTCTGGCTCGGTTTAAAGCGAATTGGAAGATGTCACCCATGGGGAACGTCAGGTTATGATCCTGTACCCCGGTCCGGGTCAGGTGATGGTGATCAGGCACCGGATTGAGTGGGTTGCCGATAGCCGGACGTTCAAAAATAATTGACCTGCCGCAGCGCTACTGCAAATTCTGCTTGCGCTCAAGGAAACTCAAAAAATGTTCGGTTACGGGGTTTACCTCACGCCCTTTGCGATAGATGGCGTGCCAGTGTGTGTTCACCGGTAGTCCGCTGATATCCAGTACGCTTATCTTCTCAAGACGGCGTTCGGAAGTCAGGCTTAGCTCCGATACCAGTGAGACGCCAATTCCGGCCATAATGGCCTGCTTTACCGCTTCGTTTGTGCCCAGTTCCATGCCGATCCTTGGCTGCAAACCCGCCTCAGATAAAAGCTTTTCCATTACCATGCGCGTACCCGATCCCTGCTCCCTGATGATGAATGTCTCGTCTTGAAGTTCTTTCAGGCTTCCTATTTGTTTGTTTGCCAACGGATGGGAAGGATGTGCAGCAAACACAAGAGGGTTTTTAAGAAACGGAATGGATTCAAGGTTGTCGCGGTCGGGTACCTGTGTGAGAATCGCAAGGCTGTAATCCTGATTTGTTATATGATTGATTACTTCAAAGCGGTTGGTGACTTTCAGCGATATCTCAACTTCTTCAAACTCCTTCTGAAATTCCCCCAAAAGATAGGGCATCACGTACATGGCCGTTGAAGCGGCGGAAATTGACAGTGTTCCTTTCAGGCCTCCCTTGATTTGTGAAAGAGTGGAGTCGAACGTATTCATCCGGTTCATAAAGGAGAGATAGAGCTGATAGAGCTCTTCGCCTGCATCAGTTAGCCTGAACTGTTTGCCGCGGTTTTCATAAAGATCCATGCCGATGTGCTGCTGCAGCTGTTTCATTTGGATGGAGACTGCAGGCTGGGTCATATGAAGCTTCCTGGCGGCACCCGTAATACTGCGCTCCATCACTACTGCGCCAAAAATCTGTAGCTGATGAATTGTAAAATCCATTGCATAAATAATGGTTTATATATCCGATTAATATAATTAATTATTATTTATGATGAGTAAAGGATATCATTGCGCGACCCAAAAAACTAAATCTCTTTACAACCGGATGAAAAGCAATACAACAATCACAGTTGCATACGGCGACGGAATCGGACCCGAAATTATGACCGCAACCCTGAATATTCTGAATGCCGCAGGTGCAAACCTTACCTACGACGTCATTGAAATAGGGGAAAAGGTATACCGGAGAGGGATCAAATCAGGAATTGAACCATCGGCATGGGATCCGATCCGAAAAAACCGGGTCCTCCTGAAAGCACCGATTACAACCCCTCAGGGCGGAGGCGTAAAAAGCCTGAATGTAACCATGAGAAAAACCCTGGGCCTCTATGCCAACGTGAGGCCGTGCAGATCGTATGCACCTTTTGTGAGGACCAAACATCCTGGTATGGATGTTGTGATCGTAAGGGAAAATGAAGAGGATACCTATGGCGGGATAGAACATCGCCAGACATATGATGTATTTCAGTGCCTGAAGCTGATCACCATGCCGGGTACCGAAAAGATTGTTCGATACGCTTTTGAATATGCCCGGCGCAATGACCGGAAAAAATTAACCTGTTTCACCAAAGACAATATCATGAAACTGACCGACGGTCTTTTTCACGATATGTTCAAGCAGGTGGGAGCTGAGTATCCGGAAATCGAATCCGAGAACATGATTGTGGACATTGGTGCGGCACGGCTGGCAGATACTCCCGAAAGGTTTGACGTCGTGGTGATGCCCAACCTGTATGGGGATATTATCAGCGACATTGCAGCCCAGATTGCAGGTTCCGTCGGACTTGCAGGTTCTGCAAACATTGGTGAACAGTGTGCCATGTTCGAAGCCATTCATGGGTCTGCACCTGATATTGCAGGGCAGAATATTGCGAACCCGTCCGGATTGCTGATGGCCTCCGTCATGATGCTCATTCACCTGGGGGATACCGAAACGGCTGAAACCATTCAAAATGCGTGGCTTAAAACACTCGAAGAGGGGCTGCATACGGCCGATATTTATGACAAAAAGATCTCAGATAAGCTGCTGACAACCGATGAGTTCGAAAAAGCCGTAATTGAAAGGCTTGGCAAGGAGCCTGAGGCACTCCGTCCCGTGCATTATCCTGAAAGTGATGAACCGCTCAATGTTCAGCTGACTTTTAGCCGGGGTGAGAACCAGCCCTCTAAAAACGTTGAAAGAAAGCTGAAAGGCGTGGATTTGTTTGCCTGCTGGCAGCCCGGTGAGCCTGATGATCTTGCCAAGATGCTGAAAGAGGGTCTTGGATCTCTTTCAGACAAGATGGAGCTGATCATGATTACAAACAGGGGGACCAAGGTGTGGCCCGAAGGCCTTGAGGAAACGTTTTGTACAGATCACTGGAGATGCCGTTTTGTCTCTGTAAACGGCGATCTGCAGCCTTCAGACATCATTGCACTGTTGAGCGGAATGGATGAGCATAACATCGATATCGTTAAAACCGAGAACCTCTATGAGTTTGACGGACAACGCGCCTACTCTCTGGGTCAGGGTGAATAACAAAGTTTCGTGATCCCGTTGCCGGCAGGACCGGAGTGCGCGATGTAAAATGGTCTCTTATTAAGCACTTTCACATCTTTGCGACTTCAGCGTGAATCGTGCCGTATGGCAGCAATTGTCGATTCATTATTCCCTAATAAAAAAAGACTTCAGTCGTAAACTGCAGGTGACGGGGTACGACACTGCCTGCAATTCAGTATAAGTTATTG
This genomic window contains:
- a CDS encoding LysR family transcriptional regulator, which gives rise to MDFTIHQLQIFGAVVMERSITGAARKLHMTQPAVSIQMKQLQQHIGMDLYENRGKQFRLTDAGEELYQLYLSFMNRMNTFDSTLSQIKGGLKGTLSISAASTAMYVMPYLLGEFQKEFEEVEISLKVTNRFEVINHITNQDYSLAILTQVPDRDNLESIPFLKNPLVFAAHPSHPLANKQIGSLKELQDETFIIREQGSGTRMVMEKLLSEAGLQPRIGMELGTNEAVKQAIMAGIGVSLVSELSLTSERRLEKISVLDISGLPVNTHWHAIYRKGREVNPVTEHFLSFLERKQNLQ
- the yidD gene encoding membrane protein insertion efficiency factor YidD, with protein sequence MIILPVRGYQLILSPWLGPSCRHSPSCSVYMIGAVKEWGPLKGFWLGLKRIGRCHPWGTSGYDPVPRSGSGDGDQAPD
- a CDS encoding NADP-dependent isocitrate dehydrogenase; the protein is MKSNTTITVAYGDGIGPEIMTATLNILNAAGANLTYDVIEIGEKVYRRGIKSGIEPSAWDPIRKNRVLLKAPITTPQGGGVKSLNVTMRKTLGLYANVRPCRSYAPFVRTKHPGMDVVIVRENEEDTYGGIEHRQTYDVFQCLKLITMPGTEKIVRYAFEYARRNDRKKLTCFTKDNIMKLTDGLFHDMFKQVGAEYPEIESENMIVDIGAARLADTPERFDVVVMPNLYGDIISDIAAQIAGSVGLAGSANIGEQCAMFEAIHGSAPDIAGQNIANPSGLLMASVMMLIHLGDTETAETIQNAWLKTLEEGLHTADIYDKKISDKLLTTDEFEKAVIERLGKEPEALRPVHYPESDEPLNVQLTFSRGENQPSKNVERKLKGVDLFACWQPGEPDDLAKMLKEGLGSLSDKMELIMITNRGTKVWPEGLEETFCTDHWRCRFVSVNGDLQPSDIIALLSGMDEHNIDIVKTENLYEFDGQRAYSLGQGE
- the cysS gene encoding cysteine--tRNA ligase; amino-acid sequence: MQQAEQSKLHLYNSLTRKKEKFEPINAPFVGMYVCGPTVYGEPHLGHARAAITFDIVFRYLKHLGYKVRYVRNITDVGHLEDEETEQGEDKIAKKARIEQLEPMEIVQTYTIRYHRGMDALNCLRPSIEPTASGHIIEQIGLIEEILENGLAYEVNGNVYFDLEKYRETNDYGTLSGKVLEDLQSGSRDTEGMEEKKSPHDFALWKKASPSHIMRWPSPWSEGFPGWHLECTTMSTKYLGDTFDIHGGGLDLQFPHHEAEIAQSRGARGCDPARYWLHNNMVTIDGAKMSKSAGNFITLSQLFKGEHDLLEKGFDPMVVRFLMLQSHYRSKIDFSNDALLAAEKGYKRLMNASDVLHSMDTGTFKKEGEGSGDTEILEQCRLCHETMNDDFNTAQTLASLFELASKINAIQHAQLDADNVSLQAFTTLSKTFDDFVFDIFGLKETDSGKNGKTEELVKLLIQIRAEARERKDFATSDKIRDDLQKIGIQLKDDKSGETTFTIN